The Candidatus Methylomirabilota bacterium DNA window CAATGTCAGAATTCTAAAGGATTTTCGCGCGATGCCAGGGGCCGACGTGACGCTCGATTGCTTGGGGCTCTTCTGCCCGATGCCTGTCCTCAAGACGCGCGAGGCCATGAAGAGGCTCGGGCCGGGACAGATCCTCGAGATGACGTCGGACGACCCCGCGTCCGAGGCGGACATGAAGAGCTGGACGAGCCGCACGGGGAACGAGCTCGTGGAGATCGGGAGGAATGGCGCGGTCTTCCGCTTCGTCATCCGCAAGGCCGGCTAGCGGCGGCGCCGCCGGCGCCGTGCCCCGCGTGTACCTGGACTACGCGGGGTTCTCGCCGGTGGACCCCCGCGTCGTCGCCGTCATGCGGCCGTTCCTCGAGGGCGGCGTCGGCAACCCCGCCGCGCCCCACTCGCTCGGCCTCGAGGCGCGCGCCTCGCTCGACGGCGCGCGCGCGAAGGTCGCCCGGCTCGTCGGCGCGACGCCGGCCGGCGTGATCTTCACGGGGAGCGCCACCGAGGCGAACAACCTCGCGGTCCGCGGCGCGGCCGAGCGCGCGCGCGGGCGCCACGTCGTCACCTCGGCGGTCGAGCACATCTCGGTCCTCAATGCGTGCCGCGATCTCGAGAAGCGGGGCTGGAGCGTCAGCTACGTCGGCGTGGACGCCGATGGGTGCGTGGACCCGCAGGCGGTCGCGCGCGCGATGCGCGACGACACCGCGCTCGTGTCGCTC harbors:
- a CDS encoding sulfurtransferase TusA family protein, yielding MPGADVTLDCLGLFCPMPVLKTREAMKRLGPGQILEMTSDDPASEADMKSWTSRTGNELVEIGRNGAVFRFVIRKAG